The Methanohalophilus portucalensis genome window below encodes:
- a CDS encoding archaellin/type IV pilin N-terminal domain-containing protein: MKANRTSMLKRDTSAQVGIGTLIIFIAMVLVAAIAAAVLIQTSGVLQQKAQSTGEEATAEVSSNMKVLGIEGVRADDSSDDNLSDYIDLLEVQTSVSAGGDPMDLGELVITISDGTNTNTLTYNNSTTINGTLENTTSFTATAVRDEDESFSDDNPVMNKGDLIKIYISSASGAYDISGVEALDSGLELDPRTDVRLVFTPEAGTPQQVEFTTPSSYSVDTRLGLFP; the protein is encoded by the coding sequence TTATTATATTCATCGCAATGGTACTTGTCGCTGCAATCGCAGCAGCAGTTCTTATACAGACCTCTGGTGTCCTGCAACAGAAAGCCCAATCCACAGGTGAAGAAGCAACCGCAGAAGTATCTTCCAACATGAAGGTTCTTGGAATTGAAGGTGTAAGAGCTGACGATTCTAGTGATGACAATCTTTCAGATTACATAGACCTTCTTGAAGTTCAGACATCTGTAAGTGCAGGTGGAGATCCAATGGATCTTGGGGAATTGGTTATCACAATAAGTGATGGTACCAATACAAATACGCTTACTTACAACAACAGTACCACTATTAACGGAACTCTGGAAAACACCACTTCATTTACCGCTACTGCAGTGAGGGATGAAGATGAATCCTTTTCTGACGACAATCCTGTAATGAACAAAGGAGACCTTATCAAAATATATATTTCTTCTGCAAGTGGTGCATATGATATAAGTGGTGTTGAAGCTTTGGATTCAGGCTTGGAACTTGATCCGAGGACTGATGTAAGACTTGTCTTCACTCCGGAAGCTGGAACTCCGCAACAGGTTGAATTCACAACCCCGAGTTCTTACAGTGTGGACACAAGATTGGGTCTTTTCCCCTAA
- a CDS encoding thioredoxin family protein, which produces MPKVILLYASWCHNCPKAEKIWRDLKEEHDFEYEEVDVESEEGQKIAQEYSVMAVPTTVIDGEVAFIGIPSKDEALESIK; this is translated from the coding sequence ATGCCAAAAGTAATTCTTTTATATGCAAGCTGGTGCCACAACTGTCCCAAGGCTGAAAAGATCTGGAGAGACCTCAAAGAAGAACATGATTTTGAATATGAAGAGGTCGATGTGGAATCTGAAGAGGGGCAAAAGATAGCTCAGGAATATTCCGTGATGGCTGTGCCAACGACTGTGATCGATGGAGAGGTGGCTTTTATAGGTATTCCTTCCAAAGATGAAGCTCTTGAAAGCATCAAGTAA